From Jaculus jaculus isolate mJacJac1 chromosome 19, mJacJac1.mat.Y.cur, whole genome shotgun sequence, a single genomic window includes:
- the Bola1 gene encoding bolA-like protein 1, producing MLSAPLGRRLAPMATRACVSRAGAAGPAAAGSVEATIRAKLEQALSPEVLELRNESGGHAVPPGSETHFRVAVVSARFEGLSPLQRHRLVHEALAEELAGPVHALAIQARTPAQWRENPQLDTSPPCLGGSKKTRGTP from the coding sequence ATGCTGAGCGCGCCGCTGGGCCGGCGTCTCGCCCCCATGGCCACCCGCGCGTGCGTGTCGCGGGCCGGAGCTGCGGGCCCGGCCGCGGCGGGCTCGGTGGAGGCCACGATTCGCGCGAAGTTGGAGCAAGCCCTGAGTCCCGAGGTCCTGGAGCTGCGCAACGAGAGCGGCGGCCACGCCGTCCCGCCGGGCAGCGAGACGCATTTCCGCGTGGCCGTGGTGAGCGCTCGTTTCGAAGGACTGAGCCCGCTGCAACGACACCGGCTGGTCCACGAGGCGCTGGCCGAGGAGCTGGCCGGGCCGGTACACGCGCTGGCCATCCAGGCGCGGACCCCCGCCCAGTGGCGGGAGAACCCCCAGTTGGACACTAGTCCCCCCTGTCTGGGTGGAAGCAAGAAAACTCGAGGAACCCCCTGA